The Meles meles unplaced genomic scaffold, mMelMel3.1 paternal haplotype, whole genome shotgun sequence genome has a window encoding:
- the LOC123936558 gene encoding olfactory receptor 2T11 encodes MSMKNITLSSDFILLGLLVNNKAIVIIFPVIFAIFVVAVTANLVMIVLIQVDSRLHTPMYFLLSQLSIMDTLFICTTVPKLLVDMVSKEKTISFVGCGIQIFLYLTMIGSEFFLLGLMAYDRYVAVCNPLRYPVLMNRRVCLLLAAGAWFGGSLDGFLLTPITMNVPYCGSRSINHFFCEIPAVLRLACADTSLYETLMYICCVLMLLIPISIISTSYSLILLTVHRMHSAEGRKKAFTTCSSHLTVVSIFYGAAFYTYVLPQSFHTPEQDKVVSAFYTIVTPMLNPLIYSLRNKDVMGAFKKILSQISSAQKVSTSDA; translated from the coding sequence ATGTCAATGAAGAATATAACTTTATCCTCTGACTTTATCCTCCTGGGGCTTCTGGTGAACAATAAAGCTATAGTGATCATCTTTCCtgttatttttgctatttttgtgGTGGCTGTAACTGCAAATTTGGTCATGATAGTCTTGATTCAGGTGGACTCCCGTCTCCATACTCCTATGTATTTCCTGCTCAGTCAGCTGTCTATCATGGACACCCTTTTCATTTGTACCACTGTCCCAAAACTTCTGGTCGACATGGTTTCTAAAGAGAAGACCATTTCCTTTGTAGGTTGTGGCATCCAGATCTTCCTCTACCTGACCATGATTGGCTCAGAGTTCTTCCTCTTGGGCCTCATGgcttatgaccgctatgtggctgTCTGTAACCCTCTTAGGTATCCAGTCCTGATGAATCGCAGGGTGTGTCTCCTGCTGGCTGCTGGTGCCTGGTTTGGTGGGTCACTGGATGGCTTTCTGCTCACCCCAATAACCATGAATGTCCCCTACTGTGGCTCCCGCAGTATCAACCATTTTTTCTGTGAGATCCCTGCAGTTCTCAGACTAGCCTGTGCTGACACATCCTTGTATGAAACTCTAATGTACATCTGCTGTGTACTCATGTTGCTTATCCCCATCTCTATCATTTCAACCTCCTACTCTCTCATCTTGTTAACTGTCCACCGAATGCACTCTGCTGAAGGCCGGAAGAAAGCCTTTACCACTTGTTCGTCCCATTTGACTGTAGTCAGCATTTTCTATGGAGCTGCCTTCTACACTTATGTTCTGCCCCAGTCTTTTCACACTCCTGAGCAGGACAAGGTAGTGTCAGCCTTTTATACCATTGTCACACCCATGCTCAATCCTCTTATCTACAGCCTCAGAAACAAGGATGTAATGGGGgcatttaaaaagatactatCACAAATATCATCTGCTCAAAAAGTATCTACAAGTGATGCTTAA